One window of Trichomycterus rosablanca isolate fTriRos1 chromosome 2, fTriRos1.hap1, whole genome shotgun sequence genomic DNA carries:
- the elavl3 gene encoding ELAV-like protein 3 isoform X12: MVTIISTMETQVSNGPSGTSMPNGPVMSPNGATDDSKTNLIVNYLPQNMTQEEFKSLFGSIGEIESCKLVRDKITGQSLGYGFVNYVDPNDADKAINTLNGLKLQTKTIKVSYARPSSASIRDANLYVSGLPKTMSQKDMEQLFSQYGRIITSRILVDQVTGISRGVGFIRFDKRNEAEEAIKGLNGQKPLGAAEPITVKFANNPSQKTGQALLTQLYQTAARRYTGPLHHQTQRFRFSPITIDSMTTLAGVNLTGPTGAGWCIFVYNLSPEADESVLWQLFGPFGAVTNVKVIRDFTTNKCKGFGFVTMTNYDEAAMAIASLNGYRLGDRVLQVSFKTSKQHKA; encoded by the exons ATGGTTACT ATAATCAGCACCATGGAAACTCAGGTGTCTAACGGTCCGAGCGGAACCAGCATGCCCAACGGCCCAGTCATGAGCCCCAACGGCGCCACAGATGACAGCAAGACCAACCTAATAGTCAACTACCTGCCTCAGAACATGACCCAAGAGGAGTTCAAGAGTCTGTTTGGCAGTATCGGTGAGATTGAGTCCTGCAAGTTGGTCAGAGACAAGATTACAG ggcagagcTTGGGCTACGGCTTCGTAAACTACGTCGACCCTAATGATGCAGACAAAGCTATCAATACACTCAACGGTCTCAAACTGCAAACAAAAACAATCAAG GTGTCATACGCCAGACCTAGTTCGGCCTCCATTCGTGATGCTAACCTATATGTGAGCGGACTACCAAAGACCATGAGCCAGAAAGATATGGAGCAGCTGTTTTCCCAGTATGGACGCATTATCACCTCCCGCATCCTGGTTGACCAGGTTACAG GCATATCACGAGGAGTGGGCTTCATCCGTTTTGACAAGAGAAACGAGGCAGAGGAGGCCATCAAGGGCCTAAATGGCCAGAAGCCCCTGGGTGCTGCCGAGCCCATCACGGTCAAGTTTGCCAACAACCCAAGCCAGAAGACAGGCCAGGCATTGCTGACCCAACTCTACCAGACAGCTGCCCGTCGCTACACTGGCCCCCTGCACCACCAGACCCAGCGGTTCAG ATTCTCGCCCATCACCATCGACAGTATGACCACATTGGCTGGGGTGAACCTGACAGGCCCTACCGGAGCTGGGTGGTGCATCTTCGTTTACAACCTCTCACCTGAGGCTGATGAGAGCGTGCTGTGGCAGCTGTTCGGGCCGTTTGGCGCGGTCACCAACGTCAAGGTCATCCGTGACTTTACCACCAACAAGTGCAAGGGCTTCGGCTTCGTCACCATGACCAACTACGACGAAGCGGCCATGGCCATCGCCAGCCTCAACGGCTATCGCCTGGGCGACCGGGTGCTGCAGGTCTCCTTCAAGACCAGCAAGCAGCACAAGGCTTAA
- the elavl3 gene encoding ELAV-like protein 3 isoform X5 gives MMSMTIQRIISTMETQVSNGPSGTSMPNGPVMSPNGATDDSKTNLIVNYLPQNMTQEEFKSLFGSIGEIESCKLVRDKITGQSLGYGFVNYVDPNDADKAINTLNGLKLQTKTIKVSYARPSSASIRDANLYVSGLPKTMSQKDMEQLFSQYGRIITSRILVDQVTAGISRGVGFIRFDKRNEAEEAIKGLNGQKPLGAAEPITVKFANNPSQKTGQALLTQLYQTAARRYTGPLHHQTQRFRLDNLLNATYGVKRFSPITIDSMTTLAGVNLTGPTGAGWCIFVYNLSPEADESVLWQLFGPFGAVTNVKVIRDFTTNKCKGFGFVTMTNYDEAAMAIASLNGYRLGDRVLQVSFKTSKQHKA, from the exons ATGATGTCAATGACCATACAAAGG ATAATCAGCACCATGGAAACTCAGGTGTCTAACGGTCCGAGCGGAACCAGCATGCCCAACGGCCCAGTCATGAGCCCCAACGGCGCCACAGATGACAGCAAGACCAACCTAATAGTCAACTACCTGCCTCAGAACATGACCCAAGAGGAGTTCAAGAGTCTGTTTGGCAGTATCGGTGAGATTGAGTCCTGCAAGTTGGTCAGAGACAAGATTACAG ggcagagcTTGGGCTACGGCTTCGTAAACTACGTCGACCCTAATGATGCAGACAAAGCTATCAATACACTCAACGGTCTCAAACTGCAAACAAAAACAATCAAG GTGTCATACGCCAGACCTAGTTCGGCCTCCATTCGTGATGCTAACCTATATGTGAGCGGACTACCAAAGACCATGAGCCAGAAAGATATGGAGCAGCTGTTTTCCCAGTATGGACGCATTATCACCTCCCGCATCCTGGTTGACCAGGTTACAG CAGGCATATCACGAGGAGTGGGCTTCATCCGTTTTGACAAGAGAAACGAGGCAGAGGAGGCCATCAAGGGCCTAAATGGCCAGAAGCCCCTGGGTGCTGCCGAGCCCATCACGGTCAAGTTTGCCAACAACCCAAGCCAGAAGACAGGCCAGGCATTGCTGACCCAACTCTACCAGACAGCTGCCCGTCGCTACACTGGCCCCCTGCACCACCAGACCCAGCGGTTCAG ACTCGACAATTTACTAAACGCCACCTACGGAGTCAAGAG ATTCTCGCCCATCACCATCGACAGTATGACCACATTGGCTGGGGTGAACCTGACAGGCCCTACCGGAGCTGGGTGGTGCATCTTCGTTTACAACCTCTCACCTGAGGCTGATGAGAGCGTGCTGTGGCAGCTGTTCGGGCCGTTTGGCGCGGTCACCAACGTCAAGGTCATCCGTGACTTTACCACCAACAAGTGCAAGGGCTTCGGCTTCGTCACCATGACCAACTACGACGAAGCGGCCATGGCCATCGCCAGCCTCAACGGCTATCGCCTGGGCGACCGGGTGCTGCAGGTCTCCTTCAAGACCAGCAAGCAGCACAAGGCTTAA
- the elavl3 gene encoding ELAV-like protein 3 isoform X1 encodes MMSMTIQRIISTMETQVSNGPSGTSMPNGPVMSPNGATDDSKTNLIVNYLPQNMTQEEFKSLFGSIGEIESCKLVRDKITGQSLGYGFVNYVDPNDADKAINTLNGLKLQTKTIKVSYARPSSASIRDANLYVSGLPKTMSQKDMEQLFSQYGRIITSRILVDQVTAGISRGVGFIRFDKRNEAEEAIKGLNGQKPLGAAEPITVKFANNPSQKTGQALLTQLYQTAARRYTGPLHHQTQRFRLDNLLNATYGVKSCPSVLPRFSPITIDSMTTLAGVNLTGPTGAGWCIFVYNLSPEADESVLWQLFGPFGAVTNVKVIRDFTTNKCKGFGFVTMTNYDEAAMAIASLNGYRLGDRVLQVSFKTSKQHKA; translated from the exons ATGATGTCAATGACCATACAAAGG ATAATCAGCACCATGGAAACTCAGGTGTCTAACGGTCCGAGCGGAACCAGCATGCCCAACGGCCCAGTCATGAGCCCCAACGGCGCCACAGATGACAGCAAGACCAACCTAATAGTCAACTACCTGCCTCAGAACATGACCCAAGAGGAGTTCAAGAGTCTGTTTGGCAGTATCGGTGAGATTGAGTCCTGCAAGTTGGTCAGAGACAAGATTACAG ggcagagcTTGGGCTACGGCTTCGTAAACTACGTCGACCCTAATGATGCAGACAAAGCTATCAATACACTCAACGGTCTCAAACTGCAAACAAAAACAATCAAG GTGTCATACGCCAGACCTAGTTCGGCCTCCATTCGTGATGCTAACCTATATGTGAGCGGACTACCAAAGACCATGAGCCAGAAAGATATGGAGCAGCTGTTTTCCCAGTATGGACGCATTATCACCTCCCGCATCCTGGTTGACCAGGTTACAG CAGGCATATCACGAGGAGTGGGCTTCATCCGTTTTGACAAGAGAAACGAGGCAGAGGAGGCCATCAAGGGCCTAAATGGCCAGAAGCCCCTGGGTGCTGCCGAGCCCATCACGGTCAAGTTTGCCAACAACCCAAGCCAGAAGACAGGCCAGGCATTGCTGACCCAACTCTACCAGACAGCTGCCCGTCGCTACACTGGCCCCCTGCACCACCAGACCCAGCGGTTCAG ACTCGACAATTTACTAAACGCCACCTACGGAGTCAAGAG TTGTCCATCTGTTCTCCCTAGATTCTCGCCCATCACCATCGACAGTATGACCACATTGGCTGGGGTGAACCTGACAGGCCCTACCGGAGCTGGGTGGTGCATCTTCGTTTACAACCTCTCACCTGAGGCTGATGAGAGCGTGCTGTGGCAGCTGTTCGGGCCGTTTGGCGCGGTCACCAACGTCAAGGTCATCCGTGACTTTACCACCAACAAGTGCAAGGGCTTCGGCTTCGTCACCATGACCAACTACGACGAAGCGGCCATGGCCATCGCCAGCCTCAACGGCTATCGCCTGGGCGACCGGGTGCTGCAGGTCTCCTTCAAGACCAGCAAGCAGCACAAGGCTTAA